A stretch of the Vigna radiata var. radiata cultivar VC1973A chromosome 7, Vradiata_ver6, whole genome shotgun sequence genome encodes the following:
- the LOC106767655 gene encoding uncharacterized protein LOC106767655 gives MEETGMQLGKEVNEGTSNTVKERSISPLDLGLFDIWNRFRSFLVILSKKVKKKGRGTVWSPCDDQLNQNYKAKFLCSYGGKIQPRTHDNQLSYVGGDTKILAVDRSIKFPAFLSKLAALCDTTPQDLTFKYQLPGEDLDPLISVTNDGDLEHMMHEYYRLYRPNSKPVRMRLFLFTLSSNHNSSFSLDRDRFVDALNSAPIPLQPDPIKTPPVTPSNVDYLFGLDKVVVPPTLPPSFAAVKFHDHAPEPVAPQPEYQVRSGISISDRVVGSDPSVNSILIQRQIQQEMQRLPIAENEYRRRSEDGLTGGYATAGGDYYMQKMPGKVRPANAPHSSGYWQEKQFSGESFQTIVTTAPGVPPITRSDTKDSIDRDAVLARVESEKRVALIKAWEESEKTKAENRAYKRHNAVVLWENSKKASAEAHLKRIEEKLDRNKAKCVEKMQNKVAEIHRTAEEKRAMIEAYKGEEFLEIEEKAAKFRTRGYSPRKFLPCFGS, from the exons ATGGAAGAAACTGGGATGCAACTTGGAAAAGAAGTGAACGAAGGCACCTCAAACACTGTTAAAGAACGTTCCATTTCTCCACTTGATCTAG GTTTGTTCGACATATGGAATCGATTTCGTAGTTTCTTAGTGATTTTGTCCAAAAAGGTCAAAAAGAAAG GACGTGGCACAGTATGGTCGCCCTGTGACGACCAACTGAACCAGAACTACAAGGCCAAGTTCTTGTGCAGCTACGGCGGCAAGATCCAGCCCCGAACCCATGACAACCAACTCTCCTACGTCGGCGGCGACACTAAGATCCTCGCCGTCGACCGCTCCATCAAGTTCCCCGCTTTCCTTTCCAAGCTCGCGGCTCTCTGCGACACCACGCCGCAGGATCTCACCTTCAAGTACCAACTCCCTGGCGAAGACCTCGACCCCCTAATCTCCGTCACCAATGACGGCGACCTGGAACACATGATGCACGAGTACTACCGTCTCTATCGCCCTAACTCCAAACCTGTTAGGATGAGACTCTTTCTCTTCACGCTTTCCTCAAACCATAATTCCTCGTTCTCCTTGGATCGTGATCGCTTCGTTGATGCTCTTAACTCTGCTCCAATTCCTCTACAACCTGACCCCATCAAAACCCCTCCCGTTACTCCTTCCAATGTTGATTACCTCTTCGGTCTCGACAAGGTCGTTGTTCCTCCCACTCTCCCTCCTTCCTTCGCGGCCGTCAAGTTCCACGATCACGCGCCCGAGCCAGTCGCGCCGCAGCCGGAGTATCAGGTTCGCAGTGGAATCTCCATTTCTGATCGCGTCGTTGGATCGGATCCGAGTGTGAACTCGATCTTGATTCAGAGACAAATACAGCAGGAGATGCAGCGTTTGCCGATTGCTGAGAATGAATATCGGAGGAGGAGTGAGGATGGTTTAACCGGTGGCTATGCCACTGCGGGAGGTGATTATTACATGCAGAAGATGCCGGGGAAGGTTCGACCTGCTAATGCGCCCCATTCCAGTGGGTACTGGCAGGAGAAGCAGTTTTCCGGCGAGAGTTTTCAGACGATAGTCACGACGGCTCCCGGAG TTCCCCCTATTACTAGATCGGATACAAAGGATTCAATTGACAGAG ATGCTGTGCTTGCAAGGGTTGAATCAGAGAAAAGAGTTGCTTTAATCAAAGCCTgggaagaaagtgaaaaaacaAAAGCAGAAAACAG AGCATATAAAAGGCACAATGCTGTTGTGTTGTGGGAGAACAGTAAGAAAGCATCAGCGGAGGCACATTTGAAGAGAATCGAG GAAAAATTGGACAGAAACAAGGCGAAGTGTGTGGAGAagatgcaaaataaagttgctgAAATTCACCGAACAGCAGAGGAGAAAAGGGCAATGATAGAAGCTTACAAGGGAGAAGAATTTCTAGAAATAGAGGAGAAAGCTGCAAAGTTTCGAACTCGTGGGTATTCTCCCAGGAAATTTCTTCCATGCTTTGGCAGTTAA